In the genome of Pseudomonas bubulae, one region contains:
- the kdgR gene encoding DNA-binding transcriptional regulator KdgR — translation MDNSTTQNNELVSAVGRTMAVLEALAEHPEESGVSEIAQKLDMSKSTVYRFLQSLKARGYVVQDAEDRYRLSVRLFELGAQALPHLDIVREAEPGMRRINELTGETVHLGILDEGSIVYVHKIDSKYNLRMYSRIGRRAPLYCTGIGKVLMAWLKEDELLAHLREESFERRTANTLTSIDEYLQELAVVRQQGYGEDHEEFEDNMRCLSAPIRDRFGHVIGGMSVSFPCFRFREELKQDYVKQLMEASQQVSSQLGWHPQG, via the coding sequence ATGGACAACAGCACCACCCAGAACAATGAACTGGTCTCTGCAGTCGGTCGCACCATGGCCGTGCTTGAAGCGCTGGCCGAGCACCCGGAAGAGAGTGGCGTGTCCGAAATCGCGCAAAAACTGGATATGTCAAAAAGTACGGTCTATCGCTTTTTGCAGTCGCTCAAGGCCCGTGGTTATGTGGTTCAGGATGCTGAAGACCGCTACCGCCTGAGCGTGCGGTTGTTCGAACTGGGTGCCCAGGCCCTGCCCCATCTGGATATCGTGCGCGAAGCCGAGCCGGGGATGCGCCGGATCAACGAACTGACCGGGGAAACCGTGCACCTGGGCATCCTCGACGAAGGCAGCATCGTCTACGTGCACAAGATCGACTCCAAATACAACCTGCGCATGTATTCGCGTATCGGCCGTCGGGCGCCGCTGTACTGCACCGGCATCGGAAAGGTGCTGATGGCCTGGCTGAAAGAGGATGAGTTGCTGGCACATTTGCGCGAAGAGAGCTTCGAGCGGCGTACCGCCAACACCCTCACCAGCATCGACGAATACCTGCAGGAACTGGCTGTGGTACGCCAGCAGGGTTATGGCGAAGACCATGAAGAATTTGAAGACAACATGCGTTGTTTATCAGCCCCCATCCGCGACCGTTTCGGCCATGTGATTGGCGGCATGAGCGTATCCTTCCCGTGCTTTCGCTTTCGTGAGGAACTGAAACAGGACTACGTCAAACAACTGATGGAAGCCTCGCAGCAGGTTTCAAGTCAGTTGGGCTGGCATCCGCAAGGTTAA
- a CDS encoding sugar kinase: MTVTLGHCPQADLPHPRRVALVGECMIEMRGLPGALFSQTFGGDTLNAAVYLSRLGAGNGIVADYVTAIGADAFSVAMRQLWRDEGVGDQHVRVIKDALPGLYFIQTDDQGERRFAYWRGEAAARRVFDGPEADDVLRALADYDYVYLSGISLAILTAGGRERLMQALGQARQSGTRIVFDNNYRPHLWPDASSARKAYSDMLRLTDLALITWEDDAALFGYADPEALFGAYARFGVGEVALKRGPASCLIQCPTGRFEVPAEQVRQIVDTTAAGDSFSAAYLACRLQGGEPQQAARWGHTLAAEVVQHPGALIPAAAMPSLNMPVFSSVAEA, translated from the coding sequence ATGACGGTAACCCTCGGGCATTGCCCACAGGCCGATTTGCCCCACCCCCGACGAGTCGCTCTGGTGGGCGAGTGCATGATTGAGATGCGCGGTCTGCCAGGAGCGCTTTTCAGCCAGACCTTTGGCGGCGATACGCTCAATGCAGCGGTCTATCTGTCACGTCTGGGGGCTGGCAACGGTATTGTTGCCGACTATGTAACCGCCATCGGCGCAGACGCTTTCAGCGTTGCCATGCGCCAGCTCTGGCGTGATGAGGGTGTCGGCGATCAGCATGTGCGAGTGATCAAGGACGCGCTGCCCGGTTTGTATTTCATCCAGACCGATGACCAGGGTGAGCGCCGCTTTGCCTACTGGCGCGGAGAAGCCGCCGCCCGACGGGTTTTCGACGGACCAGAAGCCGATGACGTACTGCGCGCCCTGGCCGACTACGACTATGTGTACCTGAGCGGCATCAGCCTGGCGATCCTCACCGCCGGCGGCCGCGAGCGCCTGATGCAGGCCCTGGGCCAGGCGCGCCAGAGCGGCACGCGCATTGTCTTTGACAACAACTACCGCCCACACCTGTGGCCAGATGCGTCTTCTGCACGCAAGGCGTACAGCGACATGCTGCGCCTGACCGATCTGGCGCTGATCACCTGGGAAGACGATGCTGCGTTGTTCGGCTATGCCGATCCCGAAGCCCTGTTTGGCGCCTATGCCCGGTTTGGTGTGGGCGAAGTGGCTCTCAAGCGTGGTCCGGCTTCGTGCCTTATCCAGTGCCCGACCGGGCGTTTCGAGGTGCCCGCCGAACAGGTGCGGCAGATCGTCGATACCACGGCGGCAGGCGACTCTTTCAGTGCTGCGTACCTTGCCTGCCGCTTGCAAGGCGGTGAGCCGCAACAGGCTGCGCGCTGGGGGCACACGCTGGCCGCAGAAGTGGTGCAGCATCCCGGCGCGCTGATTCCCGCAGCGGCCATGCCAAGCCTGAACATGCCTGTATTTTCTTCTGTCGCCGAGGCCTGA
- the manD gene encoding D-mannonate dehydratase ManD, whose translation MKIVEARVIVTCPGRNLITLKIVTDEGVYGIGDATLNGREMAVVAYLEEHVLPALIGRDARRIEDIWQYLYRGAYWRRGPVTMTAIAAVDVALWDIKAKAANMPLYQLLGGKSRERVMVYGHATGKDIEGCLAEVARHVELGYKAVRVQCGIPGIATTYGVAKRSGERYEPADSDLPAEHVWDTAKYLNHVPKLFAAVRERFGDDLHILHDVHHRLTPIEAGRLGKAVEPFNLFWLEDCTPAENQEAFRLIRQHTTTPLAVGEVFNSIHDCRELIQEQLIDYIRATLVHAGGITHVRRIADFAALYQVRTGFHGATDLSPVTMGAALHFDTWVPNFGIQEHMPHDPLTDDVFPHAYRFEDGHFTPGETPGHGVDINEELAARYPYKRASLPVNRLEDGTLWHW comes from the coding sequence ATGAAAATTGTTGAAGCACGCGTGATTGTCACCTGTCCGGGTCGCAACCTGATCACCCTGAAAATCGTCACTGACGAGGGGGTCTACGGCATTGGCGATGCGACTTTGAACGGCCGCGAAATGGCGGTTGTCGCCTACCTCGAAGAACACGTGCTGCCCGCGTTGATCGGGCGTGATGCGCGACGTATCGAAGACATCTGGCAGTACCTTTACCGCGGTGCCTACTGGCGCCGTGGCCCTGTGACCATGACCGCCATTGCTGCCGTTGACGTGGCACTGTGGGACATCAAGGCCAAGGCAGCCAATATGCCCCTGTACCAGCTGCTCGGCGGCAAAAGCCGCGAGCGGGTAATGGTGTACGGGCATGCCACGGGCAAGGACATCGAAGGCTGCCTGGCCGAAGTGGCCCGTCATGTGGAACTGGGCTACAAGGCGGTGCGTGTGCAATGCGGCATTCCGGGCATTGCCACCACCTATGGCGTGGCCAAGCGCAGTGGCGAACGCTATGAACCGGCCGACAGCGACCTGCCAGCAGAGCATGTCTGGGACACCGCCAAGTACCTCAATCATGTACCCAAGCTGTTTGCCGCCGTGCGCGAGCGCTTTGGCGATGACCTGCACATCCTGCATGACGTTCACCACCGCCTGACACCGATCGAAGCGGGGCGCCTGGGCAAGGCTGTGGAGCCTTTCAACCTGTTCTGGCTGGAAGACTGCACCCCGGCAGAAAACCAGGAGGCATTTCGACTTATCCGCCAGCACACCACAACCCCGCTGGCGGTGGGTGAAGTGTTCAACTCGATTCACGACTGCCGCGAGCTGATTCAGGAACAACTGATCGACTATATCCGCGCCACCCTGGTTCACGCGGGCGGTATTACCCATGTGCGGCGGATCGCCGACTTTGCCGCGTTGTACCAGGTGCGCACCGGCTTTCATGGCGCCACCGACCTGTCGCCGGTGACCATGGGCGCGGCGCTGCATTTCGATACCTGGGTGCCCAACTTCGGCATTCAGGAGCACATGCCCCACGACCCGCTGACTGATGACGTCTTCCCCCATGCCTATCGCTTTGAGGACGGCCATTTCACCCCGGGTGAAACCCCGGGCCATGGCGTCGACATCAACGAAGAACTGGCTGCCAGGTACCCCTACAAGCGCGCCAGCCTGCCGGTCAACCGCCTGGAAGATGGCACGCTCTGGCACTGGTAA
- a CDS encoding Zn-dependent oxidoreductase — MKAFKVRAPFEFGLAQVDVPQLSRSEVRVDVAYAGICGSDLHIIHGQNAFVRFPRITGHEFSGVVSEVGADVAQIKVGDRVCIDPVISCGTCYPCRINRPNVCTQLQVIGVHRDGGFSEQVCVPASNVYRLPDTMSLSHAALVEPYSIALNVLDRMQPHPGDSLLIYGAGVIGLTLVQMARALGLTDITVTDVIDERLQTARALGASRTLNGKEVDVEATMRELTHGEGVPLIVDAACIPALMPQMVRIASPAGRIGLLGFSTTPTDLVQLEMIKKELTLVGSRLNNRKFARVIELIASGKLQVQEMISHRIQFDEMPEAIALIENHPEQTRKVLVQLNSAL; from the coding sequence ATGAAAGCGTTTAAAGTAAGAGCTCCCTTTGAATTCGGCCTGGCCCAGGTCGATGTCCCGCAACTGTCTCGCAGTGAAGTCAGGGTCGACGTCGCTTATGCCGGAATCTGCGGTTCGGACCTGCACATCATTCACGGGCAAAACGCCTTTGTGCGCTTCCCTCGGATTACCGGCCATGAGTTTTCCGGAGTGGTCAGCGAAGTGGGTGCTGACGTTGCGCAGATCAAGGTCGGCGACCGTGTGTGCATCGACCCGGTGATCAGCTGCGGTACCTGCTACCCGTGCCGCATCAATCGGCCCAATGTGTGCACCCAACTGCAAGTGATCGGTGTGCACCGTGACGGTGGTTTCAGTGAGCAAGTCTGCGTGCCTGCGAGCAATGTTTATCGCCTGCCGGACACTATGTCGCTGAGCCATGCCGCGCTGGTGGAACCGTACTCCATTGCCCTTAACGTGCTGGATCGCATGCAGCCGCACCCCGGCGACAGCCTGCTGATCTACGGCGCCGGGGTGATCGGCCTGACCCTGGTGCAAATGGCCCGGGCATTGGGGCTGACCGACATTACCGTGACTGACGTGATTGACGAGCGCCTGCAAACCGCCCGCGCCCTGGGCGCCAGCCGCACCCTCAACGGCAAGGAAGTGGATGTAGAGGCGACGATGCGCGAGTTGACCCATGGCGAAGGCGTGCCACTGATTGTCGATGCTGCCTGCATCCCGGCGCTGATGCCGCAAATGGTGCGTATTGCCTCACCGGCCGGCCGTATCGGCCTGCTGGGTTTCAGCACCACGCCCACCGATCTGGTGCAGCTGGAAATGATCAAGAAAGAACTGACCCTGGTGGGATCGCGGCTCAACAACCGCAAGTTCGCGCGGGTGATTGAACTGATTGCCAGCGGCAAGTTGCAGGTTCAGGAAATGATCAGCCACCGCATCCAGTTCGATGAAATGCCCGAAGCGATTGCCCTGATCGAAAACCACCCCGAGCAGACCCGCAAGGTGCTGGTGCAACTCAACAGCGCCCTGTAG
- a CDS encoding MFS transporter: MFGQGRTLVIIMLFLAGVINYLDRSALSVAAPFIQKDYGLTTGEMGMIFSSFFVGYAAFNFIGGWAADRYGAKTTLLLAMVLWSLFSGLTVLTVGFMSLVFIRILFGMGEGPLSVTTSKMVNNWYTPKQRARALGSSMSGTPLGGAISGPVVGFIAISYGWKVSFIIIMLIGLVWAAVWYKFVKDKPTGKVAEEIAQGEGQSEMAAQPVHPLRYYLKQPTVLFTSLAFFSYNYTLFFFLTWFPSYLTMAHGLNVKEMSIATVIPWLLGFLGLALGGFISDFVFKKTGRMMFSRKVVLVTCLLACAVCIGLAGLVTTLYPAVILVALAVFFLYLTGAIYWAIIQDTVPAARVGGVSGFMHFLANTSGIIGPTLTGFLVQFTGSFTSAFLLAGVLTIIGAVCVARYVKPLPVIDEAVPPAGSVLPAAALSHP; the protein is encoded by the coding sequence ATGTTTGGTCAAGGTCGTACCTTAGTCATCATCATGCTGTTCCTGGCAGGCGTTATTAACTACCTGGATCGCTCGGCATTGTCTGTGGCCGCCCCCTTCATCCAGAAAGACTACGGTCTGACCACGGGTGAGATGGGCATGATTTTCAGCAGTTTTTTCGTCGGCTATGCGGCATTCAACTTTATCGGCGGCTGGGCCGCTGACCGCTACGGGGCGAAAACCACACTGCTGCTGGCCATGGTGCTGTGGTCGTTGTTCAGCGGTCTGACGGTATTGACCGTCGGCTTTATGTCGCTGGTGTTTATCCGCATCCTGTTCGGCATGGGTGAAGGCCCGTTGAGCGTGACCACCAGCAAGATGGTCAACAACTGGTACACCCCCAAGCAACGGGCGCGGGCGCTGGGTTCCTCCATGTCCGGCACCCCGTTGGGGGGGGCGATTTCCGGACCGGTAGTGGGCTTTATCGCCATCAGCTACGGCTGGAAGGTGTCGTTCATCATCATCATGCTGATTGGCCTGGTGTGGGCGGCGGTCTGGTACAAATTCGTCAAGGACAAGCCCACCGGCAAGGTTGCCGAAGAGATTGCGCAAGGCGAAGGCCAGAGCGAGATGGCGGCGCAGCCGGTGCACCCGCTGCGTTACTACCTCAAGCAGCCGACCGTGCTGTTCACCTCGCTGGCGTTCTTTTCGTACAACTACACACTGTTCTTCTTTCTGACCTGGTTCCCCAGCTACCTGACGATGGCCCACGGCCTCAACGTTAAAGAGATGAGTATCGCCACGGTCATTCCATGGTTGCTGGGCTTCCTCGGTTTGGCACTGGGCGGTTTCATTTCCGACTTCGTGTTCAAGAAAACCGGGCGGATGATGTTTTCACGCAAAGTGGTACTGGTGACCTGTCTGCTGGCCTGTGCCGTGTGCATCGGCCTTGCCGGGCTCGTCACCACCCTGTACCCGGCCGTGATTCTGGTGGCCCTGGCGGTGTTCTTTCTGTACCTCACCGGTGCCATTTACTGGGCAATCATCCAGGACACGGTACCTGCTGCCCGCGTCGGCGGAGTCAGTGGCTTCATGCATTTTCTGGCCAACACCTCGGGCATTATCGGTCCGACCCTGACCGGCTTCCTGGTGCAGTTCACTGGTTCGTTCACCAGCGCCTTCCTGTTGGCCGGTGTGCTGACCATCATCGGTGCAGTATGTGTAGCGCGCTATGTCAAACCACTGCCGGTGATCGATGAAGCCGTACCACCAGCAGGCAGCGTCTTGCCGGCTGCCGCCCTGAGCCATCCTTGA
- a CDS encoding mannitol dehydrogenase family protein, with translation MPVIQPVPAVAAAAEIGIVHLGLGAFHRAHQAVYLQRHHNRHGEGPWGLCSANLRSNRTLVEQLCEQQCRYSVAEYRDREQVTLREITVLREALYAGDGGAELEQLLQRMADPQTRIVTLTVTEKGYCLSPATGQLRLQDPGVIHDLAHPQAPRTAPGIVLEALRRRFQAGIPAFTVLCCDNMPDNGQRTRQAVMGLAVKGSELALWIGQHVAFPGCMVDRIVPAMDAQAFSDLQQLGCQDPAAVVCESFSQWVIEDHFPQGRPDWELDGVQMVADVRPFETMKLRMLNGSHSLLAYIGLLAGHETVFEAISDPDLLLFIQRYMAQEAAPTLDMPAQIDVTSYGRDLCARFANDSLQHRLRQIAMDGSQKLPQRWLQGAQALLEAGRDVDCIALGVAAWIHYCTRPLPGREAHVVDDPLSATFADLAGSLDGAQRVDAFLDLEQVFPLALSARPAFRDAVQRAYSAIEQAGMAAQLKTFAAHN, from the coding sequence ATGCCTGTGATTCAACCAGTACCCGCAGTGGCCGCAGCAGCTGAAATCGGGATCGTGCATCTGGGCCTGGGGGCGTTTCATCGTGCTCACCAGGCGGTCTATCTGCAACGCCATCACAACCGTCACGGTGAGGGTCCGTGGGGCTTGTGCAGCGCCAACCTGCGTTCCAACCGGACCCTGGTAGAGCAGTTGTGCGAGCAGCAATGCCGTTACTCGGTGGCCGAGTATCGTGACCGCGAGCAGGTGACGTTGCGCGAGATCACGGTATTGCGTGAGGCCCTGTACGCCGGTGATGGCGGCGCGGAACTGGAGCAGCTGTTGCAGCGCATGGCCGATCCGCAGACGCGGATTGTGACCCTGACGGTTACCGAAAAAGGTTATTGCCTGAGCCCGGCCACTGGCCAGTTACGCCTGCAAGACCCGGGCGTTATCCACGACCTTGCCCACCCGCAAGCACCACGTACGGCACCGGGGATTGTGCTGGAGGCCCTGCGCCGCCGGTTCCAGGCGGGTATCCCGGCCTTTACCGTGCTGTGCTGCGACAACATGCCGGACAACGGCCAGCGCACCCGTCAGGCGGTCATGGGGTTGGCGGTTAAAGGCAGTGAGCTGGCGCTTTGGATCGGGCAGCACGTGGCATTCCCCGGTTGCATGGTCGACCGCATTGTTCCGGCCATGGATGCGCAAGCGTTCAGCGACCTGCAGCAGCTTGGCTGCCAGGACCCCGCGGCAGTGGTGTGTGAAAGCTTCAGCCAGTGGGTGATCGAGGATCACTTCCCCCAGGGGCGCCCGGACTGGGAGCTGGACGGCGTGCAGATGGTCGCGGATGTGCGGCCGTTCGAGACCATGAAGCTGCGCATGCTCAACGGCAGCCATTCGCTGCTGGCCTATATCGGTTTGCTGGCGGGCCACGAGACGGTATTCGAGGCCATCAGCGATCCTGATTTACTGTTGTTTATCCAGCGCTATATGGCCCAAGAGGCCGCACCGACGCTGGATATGCCGGCGCAGATCGACGTAACGAGTTATGGCCGTGACCTGTGCGCGCGGTTTGCCAATGACAGCCTGCAACACCGGTTGCGCCAGATCGCCATGGATGGTTCGCAAAAACTGCCGCAGCGCTGGCTCCAGGGTGCACAGGCACTGCTTGAAGCGGGGCGCGACGTTGACTGTATCGCGCTGGGGGTTGCAGCCTGGATTCACTACTGCACCCGGCCTTTGCCGGGCCGTGAAGCCCATGTGGTCGATGATCCGCTAAGCGCCACGTTTGCCGATCTGGCGGGCAGCCTTGACGGGGCACAGCGCGTCGATGCCTTTCTCGATCTGGAGCAGGTATTCCCGCTCGCGCTGTCGGCGCGGCCGGCCTTTCGCGATGCGGTGCAGCGCGCTTACAGCGCCATTGAGCAGGCCGGTATGGCGGCTCAGCTAAAAACTTTTGCAGCACATAACTAA
- the uxuA gene encoding mannonate dehydratase yields MEQTWRWFGPQDPISLADVRQTGATGIVTALHDIPNGQVWPVAAIAARKQMIEDAGLTWSVVESIPVHEDIKRGCGRRDEYIANYQQSVRNLASCGIDIVCYNFMPVLDWTRTDLAWEMDDGGWALRFDQTAFAAFDLFILQRPEAQAEYSAEDIAQARAYFEKLTPEQNTSLVNTLIAGLPGAEEHYSLEDFRALLRTYAEIDEAKLREHLGHFLREVIPVAEEVGVRMAIHPDDPPRALLGLPRILSTAADAQWLLDAAPSPANGLTFCTGSYGVREDNDLVAMAKQFAPFIYFTHLRSTRREADPRSFHEAHHLGGDVDMVGVIGALVTEDLRREREGGPRLPLRPDHGHQLLDDQHRKSNPGYSLIGRLKGLAEIRGVEMAMRQQLA; encoded by the coding sequence ATGGAACAGACTTGGCGCTGGTTTGGCCCCCAGGATCCGATTTCACTGGCAGATGTGCGCCAGACCGGAGCCACCGGGATTGTCACTGCCTTGCACGACATCCCCAATGGCCAGGTATGGCCGGTGGCAGCGATTGCGGCACGCAAGCAGATGATCGAAGACGCTGGCCTGACCTGGTCGGTGGTGGAAAGCATCCCGGTGCACGAAGACATCAAGCGTGGCTGTGGTCGCCGTGACGAGTACATCGCCAACTATCAGCAAAGCGTGCGCAATCTGGCGAGTTGCGGCATTGATATCGTCTGCTACAACTTTATGCCGGTGCTGGACTGGACCCGCACCGACCTGGCCTGGGAGATGGATGACGGTGGCTGGGCCCTGCGTTTTGACCAGACCGCCTTTGCCGCATTTGACCTGTTTATCCTCCAGCGCCCGGAGGCGCAGGCCGAGTACAGTGCCGAGGATATCGCGCAAGCCAGGGCCTACTTTGAAAAGCTGACCCCCGAGCAGAATACCAGCCTGGTCAACACGCTGATTGCCGGTCTGCCTGGCGCAGAAGAACACTACAGTCTGGAAGATTTCCGCGCCTTGCTGCGCACCTACGCCGAGATCGACGAGGCGAAGTTGCGTGAGCACCTGGGGCATTTCTTGCGTGAAGTGATTCCGGTCGCAGAGGAAGTGGGTGTGCGCATGGCCATCCACCCGGACGATCCGCCGCGGGCGTTGCTGGGCCTGCCGCGTATCCTGTCGACTGCCGCAGATGCGCAATGGTTGCTGGATGCCGCGCCAAGCCCGGCCAATGGCCTGACTTTTTGCACCGGGTCTTATGGCGTGCGTGAAGACAATGATCTGGTGGCGATGGCCAAACAGTTTGCGCCCTTCATCTACTTCACCCACCTGCGCTCGACCCGCCGCGAGGCCGATCCGCGCAGTTTCCACGAAGCCCATCACCTGGGAGGGGATGTGGACATGGTCGGGGTGATCGGTGCGCTGGTGACCGAGGACCTGCGTCGTGAACGTGAGGGCGGCCCGCGCTTGCCGCTACGCCCGGACCACGGTCACCAGTTGCTCGATGACCAGCACCGCAAGAGCAACCCGGGTTATTCGCTGATCGGTCGCCTCAAGGGCCTGGCCGAGATTCGCGGGGTGGAAATGGCGATGCGCCAGCAACTGGCGTGA
- a CDS encoding SDR family oxidoreductase — protein sequence MTSHKPTVLITGATGQIGGDTLRNLLADKTITLVAAVRSHAKAQPFTAQGIRTVIMDFDQEHTLAPALEGIDRALLVTGYTVDMLRQSKAFIDQAKKSGVQHLVHLGACGRDDTTIGHWAWHQFVERYIEWSGFSFTHLRPECFMQNLLSYDGTRAVINGVIEQYTGDTRFSWVDGEDVARVAAQALLHPQKHAGQTYRLGYDVQSYGDIAAIMTRLLGQPFRYDAQSPDVFVQNMRAAGAEMAYMTCVQDNFTRMAAGQIPGVEETFDNFSQITGRQPVRWEDFVQKHRKVFAY from the coding sequence ATGACTTCGCACAAACCCACCGTTTTAATCACCGGCGCCACCGGCCAGATCGGCGGCGACACCCTGCGCAACCTGCTGGCTGACAAGACCATTACCCTGGTCGCGGCCGTGCGCTCCCACGCCAAGGCCCAGCCTTTTACTGCACAGGGCATTCGCACCGTGATCATGGATTTCGACCAGGAACACACCCTGGCCCCGGCGCTGGAGGGTATCGACCGCGCCCTGCTGGTCACCGGCTACACCGTGGACATGCTGCGCCAGAGCAAGGCATTCATCGACCAGGCGAAAAAATCCGGCGTGCAGCATTTGGTGCATCTGGGTGCCTGCGGGCGGGACGACACCACCATCGGCCACTGGGCCTGGCACCAGTTTGTAGAACGTTATATCGAGTGGTCCGGTTTCTCGTTTACCCATTTGCGTCCCGAGTGCTTTATGCAAAACCTGCTCAGCTACGATGGCACCCGCGCAGTCATCAACGGAGTGATCGAGCAGTACACCGGTGATACGCGGTTCAGCTGGGTTGACGGCGAAGATGTGGCCCGGGTGGCCGCACAAGCTTTGTTGCACCCGCAAAAGCATGCAGGTCAGACCTATCGACTGGGCTACGACGTACAGTCCTATGGCGATATCGCCGCGATCATGACCCGCCTGCTGGGCCAGCCATTTCGTTATGACGCACAGTCACCGGACGTATTTGTGCAGAACATGCGCGCGGCAGGTGCAGAAATGGCTTATATGACCTGCGTACAGGACAACTTCACGCGCATGGCCGCCGGGCAAATTCCCGGGGTTGAAGAAACCTTCGACAACTTCAGCCAGATCACCGGGCGCCAGCCGGTGCGCTGGGAAGACTTTGTGCAAAAGCACCGCAAGGTGTTTGCCTATTGA
- a CDS encoding LysR family transcriptional regulator, which translates to MFASERLKGIDVFVCVADSGSFRAAAERLNLTASAISKGIARLEGRLGVRLFQRTTRRLALTDGGAAFYRTCIGVLAELEEAELAMQADNAEPQGRIRIDLPAAFGRLQALPVILQFVQKHALLLPHISFSDRFIDPVEEGVDIVVRVGGPDIWPAALEHRFLGRERHVFCAAPAYLNIHGTPVTDRDLEHHQCVAYGRADGTVSPWNFAGSRPGEIERRVMPARYIVGDGEGQVMTVLAGCGIAQLPTWLIKQHLADGSLVQVLPHLASEGLAINLVWPKSRKALPKVSALLDALTVGLMPLAD; encoded by the coding sequence ATGTTTGCTTCCGAGCGCCTGAAAGGTATCGATGTATTTGTCTGTGTCGCCGACTCGGGCAGCTTCAGGGCTGCTGCCGAGCGTTTGAACCTGACGGCCTCGGCGATCAGCAAGGGCATAGCCCGGCTGGAAGGCAGGCTTGGGGTGCGCTTGTTCCAGCGCACCACGCGGCGCTTGGCATTGACCGATGGCGGAGCGGCTTTTTACCGGACCTGTATCGGGGTTCTGGCCGAACTGGAGGAGGCCGAGTTGGCCATGCAGGCCGACAATGCCGAGCCGCAGGGCAGGATCCGCATTGACTTGCCGGCGGCCTTCGGGCGTTTGCAGGCGTTGCCGGTGATTTTGCAGTTTGTGCAAAAACACGCACTGCTGCTGCCGCATATTTCGTTCTCCGACCGCTTTATCGACCCGGTCGAAGAGGGCGTGGATATTGTCGTGCGGGTCGGTGGGCCGGATATCTGGCCAGCGGCGCTGGAGCATCGCTTTCTGGGGCGCGAGCGGCATGTGTTCTGTGCTGCGCCGGCTTATCTGAACATTCACGGCACGCCTGTGACCGACCGCGATCTGGAGCATCACCAGTGTGTGGCCTATGGGCGGGCCGACGGCACGGTCAGCCCTTGGAACTTCGCAGGCAGCCGCCCCGGAGAGATAGAGCGCCGGGTGATGCCCGCCAGGTACATCGTAGGAGATGGTGAAGGGCAAGTGATGACGGTGCTGGCGGGATGCGGCATCGCCCAACTGCCTACCTGGCTGATCAAGCAGCATCTGGCTGATGGTTCACTGGTGCAGGTGCTGCCGCATCTGGCGAGCGAGGGGCTGGCGATCAACCTGGTGTGGCCAAAAAGCCGCAAAGCCCTGCCCAAGGTCAGTGCTTTGCTTGATGCCCTGACCGTCGGGCTGATGCCGTTGGCGGATTAA